The genomic DNA CGACACCGGCGGCTCGCAGTGTCACCTGGAGCTGTTCTCCAACGGGGTATTTGACTTCGAAGGGGACCTGGACCTGACCTATCTGCTCGGCAACAGCGACCTGAAAGGGGTGGTGCACGCCTCGGGCAGCCTGTTCCTGCCCGAAGGGGCGCGGCTGCCCAGAAAGGGCTGGATGGACGTGCGGTCGGCGCAACTGGTCCTGCCCGGCGGCAAGCTCGTCGAGGACCTGGCGTTCACCGCTGAAATCAGGAACGGAAACATGGACGTGCGCGACTTTTCCATGCGCCTGCCCCTGAACTACAAGTCTTCGGGCACGGCCGTCATCGACCCGGACGACTTTTTCCGAACCAGGTTCGATCTCAAGGGAGACATGATCGTGGGCCGGAAGACCTTTCCCTACGAAATGCGCGGCACTCTGAGCGACGCCATTTGGTAGGCCCTTGTTTTCAAAACGCAAATCGTCTGCTAGAGCAATCCCATGAAGATAGCCGTCATCCATGAAGACGCCGCAACCCTGCTGGCCGGTTGCGGGACGTTGCTGGCGTCCATGGCCGCCCTTGGGCATGAGGTCAACGCCGTGGCCCCGGCCGGAGAGCCGGACGTCGCCGACGGTTTCGAGTCGCTGGGCGCGGAATACGCCATGTACCCCCTCGTCCCGAACGGTCTGACGCCCGTGAGCGACATCGGCACGCTGCTTCACCTCAAGCAGGTTTTGTTTCGCATCCGGCCCGATCTGGTCCTGTCCGCAGGGCTCAAGCCCATGGTTTACGGCCCCCTGGCCGCGCGCATGGTCTGGGTGGGCGAAACGAAGAAGGTCTTCACCCTGGCGGACGAACCCGGAGCCGCTCTTGATGGCGGCGGGCTCCGGGGACGGTTGTTTGCCGCTCTGGCCAAACCCATGTTCCGGGCCGGGTTCCGCTCCTGCGACGGGATATGTTTCCGGTCTGCCCGGGCCGAGTCGTTTTACCGAGGTCTAGACGTGCTTCAGCCGGACGCTCGTACCGTGGTCGTAGACCGAGACGGCCCGGAAATGGACCGCGCCGTGCTCGACTTCATGGGCCTGACAGCGACCGATTGATTGTACAATCGTGTTGGCAGCGTCTTGCTCCATAGTGTAGGCTTGGGACGCGTTCTTCGTTGAAGGCGCGCCTGAACGCCAAACGCAAAGGAGCGGACTTATGAACATTTCTCGAATTCTTCTTCCTGTCGACGGGTCGCGGTTGTCCGATGCGGCCGCCGATATGGCCATCGACCTGGCCGGAAGCGAGGGAACCGTCTTCCTGCTTAACGTGCGCCGGACCGTGCCCACGGCCCTTGGCCAGCCCAACGCCAATGAACTGCTCGAATATCTCAATCGGAACGCCGAGGAGATCATGGCCCACTACCGGGCCAAGCTGTCCAACGCCAAGGTGGATTTTCAGGAGTTGATCGTGGGCGGGGACGTGGCCGACGTCATCGCCAACGTGGCCGACAACGAACGGTGCGACATCATCGTCATCGGCTCCAAGGGCAAGTCCGATCTGGAGGGCCTGTTTCTCGGCTCCGTTACCCACAAGGTGCTTCAGGTCACGTCCAAGCCCGTGCTGGTGGTGAAGTAGTCCGGCGGGCATTCCCGCACGGACTTCAAGGACATGCCGACCATGAAGAGGAAACCCCGTTTTCGGGCGCGTTGCCTGACCTGCCTTTTGGCCTGCTGCCTGCTCGTTCCGCTTTTCGCGCCGCGTCCGGCGGCCGGGGTGGAGCGCGTGGTCGCGGTCGCGGACGGCTGGATGCCGTACAGCGGCACGCCGAATTCCGACCGGGAGGGCTATGCCGTGGAGGTCCTGCGCTCCGTGCTCGAAGAGCGGGGTTTCAGCGTGGAGTACCGCGAGCTGCCCTGGAAGCGGGCCATGCAGGAAGTGCTGTCGGGGCAGGCGGATATTCTCGTCTGCGCGACCCGGGACAAGATGCCCGCCCTCGTATATCCCGGTACCCCTCTGGGGCGGAGCGATTTGTGTTTCTTCGCCCTGGACCGGCACTGGCGGTTCGCCGGTCCCGGCTCCCTGGCCGATGTGGTCACCGGATTTGTCCAGGGCTATAATTATCCGCACTGGTTCGTTGAGGACATGGAGCGCCACCCCGGCCGGTTCCACGCCCTGCACGGCGGGGACGCCTTCGCCCGAATGCTGGCCATGCTCGCCGAGGGCCGAGTCCAGGCCATTCCCGGCTGTAGTGCCGTGGTTGATTATTACGCCCGTCAGGCTGGGCTCGAAGGCAAGGTGTTCATGGCGGGGTGCAGCGGAGACGGCTGCCATGAACTGTATTTCGGCCTGTCTCCGGCCAATCGCCCCCGGTCCACGCTCCTGGCTGCCATTCTGGACGAGGGGATGCACGTCCTGCGCACCACCGGCAGACTCGATCACCTGCTCGTCAAATACGGTCTCAAGGACCCGGTCAAGGTTCACTGACCGCCGCAGCACGCCATGCCCGCCGCCTGTCAGAACAGTTATTCATCAGTTTTCCCCTATGGGTGAAGAATCTTTCACTGACCGCTTGTCCTGAGATGGGGCTTTTGAATCCTTTCTGGAACACAAAAAAACCCGCATCCGAAGATGCGGGTTTGTCGTTGGTGTCCGGTTGGCCTTACCGACGCATGCGGCGGCTCACAAAGGCCAGGCCGACGAGACCGAGGCCAAGGATGGCAAAGGTGGACGGCTCCGGAGTGGGAACGGGGCCGTTGGAGACAACGGTCAGCTCGGAGCTGGCATAGGTGGTAGCGTCTTCCACGGTGGTCCAGCCAAAGAGGTTGAAATCCGGATCGGCGACCCAGCCGTTCTCATAGGCCCAGAACAGGAAAGTCTCGTAAGTTACTTCCCCATAGCCCATGTCTTCAAGAGTTTGCAGCACGGTAGAGCCGTTGTAATCCATTCCCGCCAGGCTCTCCATGTCGAGCAGGCCGAGGCCGCTCGTGAAAGCGAAGGTGTAATCGTACCCCATGTAGGTAAAGTCCTCAACGGAGGCTTCGGGGTTGACCAGAACAAACACATCGTTGTTGAGCGCAGGGTTGAAGGGGTGGCTGTTGTCGGTTTCAAAAAACATGAATTCGAGAACAGTGTCGAAGGAGGCCGTGGCACCGGTGACAGGGTCGATCCCCTGCAACGTCAGGTTGGCGGCCATTATGCCGCCTTGAAGGAAGTAATCTCCGCGAATGGACCTGTTGTCATGATACATGTGGTCTTCGATTTCGACGGTGGCACCGGTGTTCAACGTGCCAGTCTTGGTGATGAAGCCGATGGAGCTTTGGTCCTGATCGCCCCAGCTCAAGGAGTTCACGACTTCTCCCGATCCGTTGGTAAAACTGTTGGGGGTGAGACCGTTCTGGGTTCCTTCCTGGTTCCAGTAATCATAAAATTCGTAGGAAATCGTGTATTCCCACTGGGTAATCTGGGCGGCGGAAGCCGGATTTGCACAAAGTATGGCCAGGCATAAAGCTATGAAAATCTTGAAGGGAGTGGTTGTCATTGCGAGTTCTCCTGCATGTTTTTGCATTGTCGTTGCACAAGACATACCAGAAGTTAACACGCTGAAATATAAGCTTTTATTATCTTACAAAAGTGAAGGAAAGATATTTTGTGTAAATATTATCGACATGTTGCGTCTTTTTTTTACACTTTTCAGTTAACGCAAGCGAGGGCCCGGGCCCAACGTATTCCCCGCACCCCCCCCTTTTCGCCTCGGTTTTAACGACCCGGCCCAGTCTTTTTTGCGCCGGAAACGATTATCGGGACATTTCTGTTGATGGCGGACCGAAAAAATGGGTAAACATCTACCCATATCATTGTGCAAAGCACCGGCATTGCCGTTTCGGCCGAAGGCCGCGCACAGCGGCGCGAACGGCCTGTTGCTCCAACATTCAAACCGGAGGAGTCTTATGAGTATCCCTGTTTTCAATTGCAAAAACGCAGACGACGTGATGAAGGCGGTCAAGGATTACAACGTCAGCTTCATCCAGTACTGGTTCGTGGATATCCTCGGCACCCTGAAGAGCTTCCAGATCACCCCCAACGAGCTTGAAGCCTCCTTCGAGGAGGGCATGGGCTTTGACGGTTCGTCCATCCTCGGCTTCTGCCGCATCGACGAATCCGACATGGTGGCCATGCCCGATCCGACCACGTTCCAGATCTGCTCCTGGCGGCCCGCCGAAAAACCCGTGGCCCGCATGTTCTGCGACGTGGTCAATCCCGACGGCACCCCGTTCGAGGCCGATTCCCGCTACGTGCTCAAGAAGGTCATGGCCCAGGCCGCCGAGAAGGGCTACACCTTCTACGTCGGACCCGAGCTTGAATTCTTCCTCTTTGCCGACGATCAGGACACTGAGACTCTGGATTCGGGCGGATACTTCGACGCGCCGCCGCTTGATCTCGGCAACAACATTCGCCGCGACATCATCTTTGCCCTGGACGCCATGGGCATTCAGGTCGAGTACTCCCACCACGAGGTGGCTCCGTCCCAGCACGAGATCGACCTGCGCTATCAGGAAGGCATGAAAATGGCCGACACGGCCATGACCTACCGCGTGGTGGTCAAGGAGATCGCCCGCAAGTTCGGCTGTTACGCCACCTTCATGCCCAAGCCCGTCTTTGGCGAGAACGGCTCCGGGATGCACGTCCACCAGTCGCTCTTCAAGAACGGCCGCAACGTCTTCTACGACGCCAACGACGAATATCATCTGTCCGCCGAGGGCAAGTCCTACATCGCGGGCATTCTCAAGCACGCCCCCGAATTCGTCTGTGTCACCAACCAGTGGGTCAACTCCTACAAGCGGCTTGTGCCCGGCTACGAAGCCCCGGTCTACATCGCCTGGGCGCGGCGCAACCGTTCGGCCCTGGTCCGCGTGCCCATGTACAAGCCCGGCAAGGAGAACGCCACCCGCATGGAGCTGCGCTGCCCCGATCCGGCCGCCAACCCGTATCTCTGCTTCGCCGTCCAGTTGGCTTCTGGCCTCAAGGGCATTGAGGAGAACTACAACTTGGCCGATCCGGTTGAAGAGGACATCTTCGCCATGAACGACCGCCAGCTCAAGCGCAACCGGATCAAGGCCCTGCCCGGCTCCCTGTACGAGGCGGCCATGAACTTGCAAAAGTCCAGCTTGATGAAGGAAATCCTCGGCGAACATCTGCATTCCGCCCTGGTCGAGAACAAGCTCGCCGAATGGGACGAATACCGTACCCAGGTCACCGAGTTCGAACTCGACAAGTATCTGCCGATCCTGTAGCCCGGCGTTTATCGACAATCAAAACCCCCGTCGGCCATGTGCCGACGGGGGTTTTTGATTTTACGGGGCCGTCCCCTGTTCCCGCTCTTTTCCCGTATGCTGGCGGGCTCTTCACCGGGGAGCGCGGCGGGACGGCGTTATTTCAACCAGTCGAGGACCTCTTTCTTGGACGGGGCTTTGCCCACCACCTTGACCTGTCCGTCGATGACCACGGCGGGGGTGGAGAAAATGCCGTACTTGGCGATTTCCTGGAAATCCTTGACCTTTTCAATCTCGGCGGCAACGCCTGCCTCGGCAACGGCTTCGCGCACGGTCTTTTCAGCCTGTTCGCATTTGGGGCAGCCGGGGCCCATGACCAGAATCTTCATATCTTTCTCCTGTTGTATCGGTTAGATGACGGCGTTGAAAAGATAGCCCACGATCAGGATGCCGCTGCCCACCACG from Pseudodesulfovibrio thermohalotolerans includes the following:
- a CDS encoding glycosyltransferase, encoding MKIAVIHEDAATLLAGCGTLLASMAALGHEVNAVAPAGEPDVADGFESLGAEYAMYPLVPNGLTPVSDIGTLLHLKQVLFRIRPDLVLSAGLKPMVYGPLAARMVWVGETKKVFTLADEPGAALDGGGLRGRLFAALAKPMFRAGFRSCDGICFRSARAESFYRGLDVLQPDARTVVVDRDGPEMDRAVLDFMGLTATD
- a CDS encoding universal stress protein, encoding MNISRILLPVDGSRLSDAAADMAIDLAGSEGTVFLLNVRRTVPTALGQPNANELLEYLNRNAEEIMAHYRAKLSNAKVDFQELIVGGDVADVIANVADNERCDIIVIGSKGKSDLEGLFLGSVTHKVLQVTSKPVLVVK
- a CDS encoding substrate-binding periplasmic protein, with translation MKRKPRFRARCLTCLLACCLLVPLFAPRPAAGVERVVAVADGWMPYSGTPNSDREGYAVEVLRSVLEERGFSVEYRELPWKRAMQEVLSGQADILVCATRDKMPALVYPGTPLGRSDLCFFALDRHWRFAGPGSLADVVTGFVQGYNYPHWFVEDMERHPGRFHALHGGDAFARMLAMLAEGRVQAIPGCSAVVDYYARQAGLEGKVFMAGCSGDGCHELYFGLSPANRPRSTLLAAILDEGMHVLRTTGRLDHLLVKYGLKDPVKVH
- a CDS encoding THxN family PEP-CTERM protein, with translation MTTTPFKIFIALCLAILCANPASAAQITQWEYTISYEFYDYWNQEGTQNGLTPNSFTNGSGEVVNSLSWGDQDQSSIGFITKTGTLNTGATVEIEDHMYHDNRSIRGDYFLQGGIMAANLTLQGIDPVTGATASFDTVLEFMFFETDNSHPFNPALNNDVFVLVNPEASVEDFTYMGYDYTFAFTSGLGLLDMESLAGMDYNGSTVLQTLEDMGYGEVTYETFLFWAYENGWVADPDFNLFGWTTVEDATTYASSELTVVSNGPVPTPEPSTFAILGLGLVGLAFVSRRMRR
- a CDS encoding glutamine synthetase family protein, with the translated sequence MSIPVFNCKNADDVMKAVKDYNVSFIQYWFVDILGTLKSFQITPNELEASFEEGMGFDGSSILGFCRIDESDMVAMPDPTTFQICSWRPAEKPVARMFCDVVNPDGTPFEADSRYVLKKVMAQAAEKGYTFYVGPELEFFLFADDQDTETLDSGGYFDAPPLDLGNNIRRDIIFALDAMGIQVEYSHHEVAPSQHEIDLRYQEGMKMADTAMTYRVVVKEIARKFGCYATFMPKPVFGENGSGMHVHQSLFKNGRNVFYDANDEYHLSAEGKSYIAGILKHAPEFVCVTNQWVNSYKRLVPGYEAPVYIAWARRNRSALVRVPMYKPGKENATRMELRCPDPAANPYLCFAVQLASGLKGIEENYNLADPVEEDIFAMNDRQLKRNRIKALPGSLYEAAMNLQKSSLMKEILGEHLHSALVENKLAEWDEYRTQVTEFELDKYLPIL
- a CDS encoding thioredoxin family protein codes for the protein MKILVMGPGCPKCEQAEKTVREAVAEAGVAAEIEKVKDFQEIAKYGIFSTPAVVIDGQVKVVGKAPSKKEVLDWLK